From Leptolyngbya sp. KIOST-1, one genomic window encodes:
- a CDS encoding GumC family protein has product MPFSPSSTAHEANGNGNGNGHSQVNHGFVPLNAPPSPLVDDGDDFDLSHLVGVLRRRLGVFLGVAALSFGGLTLWHLSRPPAYSGTVNLLVEPVTSVTSGGLEEVLGVQSGRTGSSLDYDSQIRVLRGPAVINPILENIQRRYPDITYTQLLNRLNIVREGDSKVLRITYNDADPEVVAFVLTQVIEGFVDYSVQDRQGDLRRGLGFIDEQLQEKWQEVAAIEGSLSEFQKRYDIVNVNATSESVTQRLNQMLADQEQLRVNLAALEPLYDNLQNQVGFDPNTALRVANLNESPTYQALLGDLRELEQTIAAESARFAAETPMIESLEDQRQQLLPLLEAEAQRLVGAAVEAQNLGYQGSVSRSLIQQLVDTANQVQVLQTQDQAIAQAVQQLQAEIQRLADLSRSFQQIDRELTVAESSLNQLLASRQELRLQMARQTSPWEIISPLSESSIVKTTNLPRNLLLSTVVGLMLGGMAALLRDRMDQAFHSAEELVKATQLPNLATVPNALALQKQPLLMTPALAVTMADVLTQSQSPDKLYTSFSFAEAFYSLEANLRMLSSDVPVQVVALTSSIPGEGKSTMCAHLAIAAANMGRRVLLIDGDLRKPSQHLIFSQPNRQGLSDLITQTIEDPTELVLTVPGNPNLHLLTAGARPPAPGRLLSSRKMQQITEQYRRHYDLIIFDTPPLAGMIDAKLTAAHADGLLLVVRLHRSERSEIQRVLADLGNTAQAPLLGLVVNGVPQSRQSGYDHYYGYYSRPQLTTGLEEGY; this is encoded by the coding sequence ATGCCTTTTTCTCCCTCCTCAACGGCCCATGAAGCCAACGGCAACGGCAATGGTAACGGCCATAGTCAGGTCAATCATGGGTTCGTCCCGCTCAACGCGCCGCCATCCCCCCTCGTAGACGATGGCGATGATTTTGATCTAAGCCATCTGGTCGGGGTGCTGAGGCGGCGGCTGGGGGTATTTTTGGGAGTGGCGGCGCTCTCCTTTGGCGGCCTGACGCTCTGGCATTTGAGCCGTCCCCCGGCCTACAGCGGCACCGTCAATCTCCTGGTTGAGCCCGTAACCAGCGTTACCTCTGGGGGGCTGGAGGAAGTGCTGGGGGTGCAGAGCGGTCGGACCGGGTCGAGCCTGGACTACGATAGCCAGATTCGGGTGTTGCGCGGTCCGGCGGTGATCAACCCAATTCTGGAAAACATTCAGCGCCGCTACCCGGACATCACCTACACCCAACTGCTCAACCGCCTGAACATTGTTCGGGAGGGTGACTCCAAGGTCCTGCGGATCACCTATAACGATGCCGACCCCGAGGTGGTCGCCTTTGTGCTCACCCAGGTGATCGAGGGGTTTGTAGACTACAGCGTGCAGGACCGCCAGGGCGACCTGCGGCGGGGTCTGGGTTTTATCGACGAGCAGCTGCAGGAGAAATGGCAGGAGGTCGCGGCCATTGAGGGCAGCCTGAGTGAATTTCAGAAGCGCTACGACATCGTCAACGTCAACGCCACCAGTGAAAGCGTGACCCAGCGCCTGAACCAGATGCTGGCCGACCAGGAGCAGCTGCGGGTCAATTTGGCGGCCCTGGAGCCCCTATACGACAATCTGCAAAACCAGGTGGGGTTTGATCCCAATACCGCTCTGCGGGTGGCCAACCTCAATGAATCGCCCACCTACCAGGCGCTGCTGGGGGATCTGCGCGAGCTGGAGCAGACCATTGCCGCCGAGTCGGCCCGGTTTGCCGCTGAAACGCCCATGATTGAGTCCTTGGAAGATCAGCGTCAGCAGCTGTTGCCGCTGCTGGAGGCCGAAGCCCAGCGCCTGGTGGGGGCAGCCGTGGAGGCGCAAAATCTGGGCTATCAGGGCTCGGTCAGTCGAAGCCTGATTCAGCAGCTGGTGGATACAGCCAACCAGGTGCAGGTGTTGCAAACCCAGGACCAGGCGATCGCCCAGGCGGTGCAGCAGCTGCAGGCGGAAATTCAGCGGCTAGCGGACCTGTCCCGGTCGTTTCAGCAAATTGACCGCGAGCTAACGGTGGCCGAAAGTAGCCTCAACCAACTGCTGGCCAGCCGCCAGGAGCTGCGTCTACAGATGGCTCGCCAGACCTCCCCCTGGGAAATTATTTCTCCCCTGAGCGAGTCGAGCATCGTCAAAACCACCAATCTGCCGCGCAACCTGCTGCTGAGTACGGTGGTGGGGCTGATGCTGGGCGGGATGGCGGCCCTGCTGCGCGATCGCATGGATCAGGCCTTCCACAGCGCTGAGGAGTTGGTCAAGGCCACCCAGCTGCCCAACCTGGCCACGGTGCCCAATGCCCTGGCCCTGCAAAAGCAGCCGCTGCTGATGACCCCCGCCCTGGCGGTGACGATGGCCGATGTGCTGACCCAGAGCCAGAGCCCCGACAAGCTCTACACCTCCTTTAGCTTCGCGGAGGCCTTTTACTCCCTTGAGGCCAACCTGCGCATGCTCAGCTCCGACGTGCCGGTGCAGGTGGTGGCGCTGACCTCGTCAATACCGGGGGAAGGCAAATCGACGATGTGTGCGCACCTGGCGATCGCGGCGGCGAACATGGGCCGTCGGGTGTTGTTAATTGACGGCGACCTGCGCAAGCCCAGCCAGCACCTGATCTTCAGCCAGCCCAACCGCCAGGGACTGAGCGACTTGATCACCCAGACCATTGAGGACCCCACCGAGCTGGTGCTGACGGTGCCGGGCAACCCCAACCTGCACCTGCTGACGGCGGGGGCTCGCCCCCCGGCGCCCGGTCGGCTGCTGTCTTCGCGCAAAATGCAGCAGATCACCGAGCAGTATCGCCGCCACTACGATCTAATTATTTTTGATACGCCGCCTCTGGCCGGCATGATCGACGCTAAACTTACGGCGGCCCACGCGGATGGGCTGCTGCTGGTGGTGCGACTGCACCGCTCGGAGCGATCGGAAATTCAGCGGGTGCTGGCTGACCTGGGCAATACCGCCCAGGCTCCGCTGCTGGGTCTCGTCGTTAACGGCGTGCCCCAGAGTCGGCAGAGTGGCTACGACCATTACTACGGCTACTACAGTCGCCCTCAGCTAACGACTGGGCTGGAGGAAGGCTACTAG
- a CDS encoding SLBB domain-containing protein has product MNRFCLIGWGLGTLALPLTLGLEPGLAQGQPLPLIEETAAPVLTQPNLAAPQPDARFPEAYVLGPGDRIRIDIFNIPEFSGPENGVHEVLVDGTLALPLAGTVAVQGLTLTEAQAALTASYAPLLTRPPRLTVTLLSARPVRVVVAGEVIRPGTYTIDLEAESSGGNGSSAGRQWPTLTQVIQEAGGITQQANIKDIQVRRQQRQGDAVITTSLWDLIRTGDISQDIRLRDGDTIVIPKAIAISPEESVAVSSANFSPAEMPVQVVGEVASPGGVTLPANATLNQAILAAGGFENSRAQSSTVQLVRLNPDGSVDQRTVEVNLAAAANDTTNPILRPNDVVIVDRNFAATAGDTLGLFLRPLTPLAAILRLFGF; this is encoded by the coding sequence ATGAACCGTTTTTGTCTGATCGGCTGGGGTCTGGGTACTCTGGCTTTGCCCCTAACCTTAGGTCTTGAGCCAGGACTGGCCCAGGGTCAACCGCTGCCCCTGATCGAAGAAACGGCGGCCCCGGTGCTCACCCAACCGAACTTGGCGGCCCCCCAGCCCGACGCTCGATTTCCTGAAGCCTACGTGCTGGGACCAGGCGATCGCATCCGCATTGACATCTTTAATATCCCCGAATTTAGCGGTCCCGAAAACGGCGTTCACGAGGTGCTGGTGGATGGCACCCTGGCCCTGCCTCTGGCTGGAACTGTCGCCGTGCAGGGCCTGACCCTCACCGAAGCCCAGGCGGCCCTGACCGCCAGCTATGCGCCGCTGCTGACTCGCCCCCCCCGGCTGACCGTGACGCTGCTGTCGGCGCGCCCGGTGCGGGTGGTAGTGGCCGGGGAAGTGATCCGCCCCGGCACCTACACCATCGATCTCGAAGCCGAAAGCAGCGGGGGCAACGGTTCAAGCGCGGGGCGTCAGTGGCCCACCCTCACCCAGGTGATCCAGGAGGCGGGGGGCATTACCCAGCAGGCCAACATCAAAGACATTCAGGTGCGGCGGCAGCAGCGCCAGGGGGATGCCGTCATTACCACCAGCCTTTGGGACCTGATCCGCACCGGCGATATCAGCCAGGACATTCGGCTGCGCGACGGCGACACGATTGTGATTCCCAAAGCGATCGCCATTTCGCCGGAGGAGTCGGTGGCGGTTTCGAGCGCCAATTTCTCGCCCGCAGAGATGCCCGTGCAGGTGGTGGGGGAGGTGGCCAGCCCCGGCGGGGTTACCCTACCGGCCAATGCCACTCTCAACCAGGCGATTTTGGCGGCGGGCGGGTTTGAGAACAGCCGCGCCCAAAGCTCCACGGTGCAGCTGGTGCGGCTCAACCCCGACGGCAGCGTCGATCAGCGCACGGTTGAGGTCAATCTGGCCGCCGCCGCCAATGACACCACCAACCCAATTCTGCGCCCCAACGATGTGGTGATTGTCGATCGCAACTTTGCCGCCACCGCTGGTGACACCCTGGGCCTCTTTCTGCGTCCTCTGACGCCTTTAGCTGCCATTTTGCGGCTGTTTGGGTTTTGA
- a CDS encoding argininosuccinate synthase produces MGRAEKVVLAYSGGVDTTVCIPYLMNEWGVKEVITLAADLGQGDELEPIRLKALDAGVKESLVADLTEEFITDYAFPAIQANALYENRYPLSTALARPLIAKALVEAADRYGADAVAHGCTGKGNDQVRFDVAIAALNPNLKVLAPAREWGMGREETIAYGEKQGLAFPVKKSSPYSIDRNLLGRSIEAGPLEDPMNEPLEEVFLMTEAIETTPDQPEYVEIGFTKGIPTSLNGEALGPVALITALNEIAGRHGVGRIDMIENRLVGIKSREIYEAPALLVLIDAHRDLESMTLTADVTQYKRGIEETYSRLVYNGLWYSPLKLALDAFIQQTQERVSGTVRVKLFKGNCRVVGRQSDLALYSDALATYSSDDTFDHKAAEGFIYVWGLPTRVWSEKLRG; encoded by the coding sequence ATGGGTCGCGCAGAGAAAGTTGTTCTAGCCTATTCCGGTGGGGTCGATACCACCGTCTGTATTCCCTACCTGATGAACGAGTGGGGCGTCAAAGAGGTGATCACCCTGGCAGCGGACCTGGGCCAGGGGGACGAGCTAGAGCCGATTCGCCTCAAAGCGCTAGATGCTGGGGTCAAAGAATCTCTGGTGGCCGACCTGACCGAGGAATTTATTACCGACTACGCCTTTCCGGCCATCCAGGCCAACGCCCTGTACGAAAATCGCTACCCCCTCTCCACCGCCTTGGCTCGCCCGCTGATTGCCAAGGCCCTGGTGGAGGCCGCCGATCGCTACGGGGCCGATGCGGTGGCCCACGGCTGCACCGGCAAGGGCAACGACCAGGTGCGCTTTGACGTGGCGATCGCCGCCCTCAACCCCAACCTCAAGGTGCTGGCCCCCGCCCGGGAGTGGGGCATGGGCCGCGAGGAAACCATTGCCTACGGCGAAAAACAGGGCCTCGCCTTTCCGGTGAAAAAGTCCAGCCCCTACTCCATCGATCGCAACCTGCTGGGCCGCAGCATCGAGGCCGGGCCGCTGGAAGACCCGATGAACGAGCCGCTGGAAGAAGTGTTTCTGATGACGGAGGCGATCGAAACCACCCCAGACCAGCCGGAATACGTGGAGATCGGCTTCACCAAGGGCATCCCCACCAGCCTCAACGGTGAAGCCCTGGGGCCGGTGGCGCTGATTACAGCGCTCAACGAAATTGCCGGTCGCCACGGCGTGGGCCGCATCGACATGATCGAAAACCGCTTGGTGGGGATCAAATCCCGCGAGATCTACGAAGCCCCCGCCCTGCTGGTGCTGATCGACGCCCACCGCGATCTGGAGAGCATGACGCTGACGGCAGATGTCACCCAGTACAAGCGCGGCATCGAAGAAACCTACAGCCGCCTGGTCTACAACGGCCTCTGGTACAGCCCCCTGAAGCTGGCCCTCGATGCCTTCATTCAGCAGACCCAGGAGCGGGTGAGCGGTACCGTGCGGGTGAAGCTATTTAAGGGCAACTGCCGGGTGGTGGGTCGCCAGTCGGATTTGGCCCTGTACAGCGATGCCCTGGCCACCTACAGCTCTGACGATACCTTCGACCACAAAGCCGCCGAGGGCTTTATCTACGTGTGGGGGCTGCCCACCCGCGTCTGGTCCGAGAAGCTGCGGGGCTAA
- a CDS encoding UPF0175 family protein — translation MDITLNIPGDIEQRLQAHLGSLSQTALEAIAVEAYRSKLINAAEVQRMLQLSSRLATDALLKEHGAYLHYTEADLDQDLEAVDRALTKF, via the coding sequence ATGGACATTACCCTCAACATCCCTGGTGACATCGAGCAGCGCCTGCAAGCGCACTTAGGCAGCCTGTCTCAAACTGCTCTCGAAGCCATTGCCGTTGAAGCCTACCGCTCAAAGCTCATCAATGCAGCTGAGGTTCAGCGTATGCTTCAGCTGTCATCCAGGTTAGCTACTGACGCCCTACTTAAGGAGCACGGAGCCTATTTACACTACACGGAAGCGGATTTAGATCAAGATCTTGAGGCTGTCGATCGCGCTCTGACCAAGTTCTGA
- the mazG gene encoding nucleoside triphosphate pyrophosphohydrolase gives MQDELLSPPRAAILAALERLIDVIAQLRHPETGCPWDLAQTPTSLIPYVIEEAYEVVDAIQVGEKGAIAEELGDLLLQVVLQAQIANDSGDFDLGTVATGIADKLVRRHPHIFGDTSGATPEEVSQNWDRIKAEEKGIPHDPAKLTPKLVKYSRTLPPLMAASKISVKAAKAGFEWEAIDGVWEKFHEELDEFRAALAHEPKENQQAELGDLLFTLVNLARWYDLDPAEALQSTNRRFIQRFELVESVAEKPLSEYGIEELEALWQKAKARLAKSED, from the coding sequence ATGCAAGACGAACTTCTATCGCCTCCTCGCGCCGCTATTCTCGCCGCACTGGAACGGCTGATCGATGTGATCGCTCAGCTGCGCCATCCCGAAACCGGCTGCCCCTGGGATTTGGCCCAGACCCCCACCAGCTTGATTCCCTACGTGATCGAAGAGGCCTACGAGGTGGTGGATGCCATTCAGGTGGGGGAAAAGGGCGCGATCGCCGAAGAACTCGGCGACCTGCTCCTACAGGTCGTTCTCCAGGCGCAAATTGCCAACGACAGCGGTGACTTTGACCTGGGCACCGTGGCCACGGGCATTGCCGACAAGCTGGTGCGCCGCCATCCTCACATTTTTGGCGATACCAGCGGGGCCACGCCGGAAGAAGTCAGCCAAAACTGGGACCGCATCAAGGCCGAGGAGAAAGGCATTCCCCATGATCCGGCTAAACTCACCCCCAAGCTGGTCAAGTACAGCCGCACCCTGCCGCCACTGATGGCCGCCAGCAAAATTTCCGTCAAAGCCGCCAAGGCCGGGTTCGAGTGGGAAGCGATCGACGGTGTATGGGAGAAATTCCACGAAGAGCTGGACGAGTTTCGCGCCGCCCTGGCCCACGAACCCAAGGAGAATCAGCAGGCGGAGCTGGGCGATCTGCTCTTTACTCTGGTAAATCTGGCCCGCTGGTACGACCTCGACCCTGCCGAGGCGCTGCAAAGCACCAACCGTCGGTTTATTCAGCGCTTTGAGCTGGTGGAGTCGGTGGCCGAGAAGCCGCTCAGCGAGTACGGCATTGAGGAGCTGGAGGCGCTGTGGCAAAAGGCGAAGGCGCGGCTGGCCAAGTCTGAGGACTAA
- the cofG gene encoding 7,8-didemethyl-8-hydroxy-5-deazariboflavin synthase subunit CofG produces the protein MGSPVKTVTYSRAYTLVPTYECFNRCTYCNFRVEPGRSPWLSLDQVAQLLPLLRQRGVCEVLVLSGEVAPGSPRRADWLHHIHQTCALALAAGLLPHTNAGPLSQTEMAQLREVNVSMGLMVEQVTPRLLDTVHRHAPSKRPEVRLNQLIQAGELGIPFTTGLLLGLGETEADWVESLGAIARIHHRYGHIQEVILQPHSPGQRQLQPGMALDEMDLARAVQLAQEWLPAEIAIQIPPNLVSRRGLLACLDAGARDLGGISPIDEVNPDYDHPTPESLEAAIAPSGWHLQPRLPVYHQYDSWLPESMQSLVQTWRTSLNHPPTYPNRVKSSQVH, from the coding sequence GTGGGCTCGCCGGTCAAAACGGTGACCTACAGCCGTGCCTACACCCTGGTACCCACCTACGAGTGCTTCAACCGCTGCACCTACTGTAACTTTCGGGTCGAACCGGGGCGATCGCCCTGGCTGAGTCTAGACCAGGTCGCTCAGCTGCTGCCCCTGCTGCGTCAGCGAGGCGTGTGCGAGGTGCTGGTGCTCAGCGGAGAGGTGGCCCCCGGCAGTCCCCGCCGCGCCGACTGGCTGCACCACATTCACCAAACCTGTGCGCTGGCCCTGGCCGCCGGACTGCTGCCCCACACCAATGCTGGCCCCCTGAGCCAGACGGAGATGGCGCAGCTGCGCGAGGTCAACGTCTCGATGGGGCTGATGGTGGAGCAGGTGACGCCCAGGCTGCTGGATACCGTACATCGCCACGCCCCCAGCAAGCGCCCCGAGGTGCGCCTTAATCAGCTCATCCAGGCGGGCGAATTGGGGATTCCCTTTACCACTGGGCTGCTGCTGGGGCTGGGGGAGACCGAGGCCGACTGGGTGGAGTCCCTGGGGGCGATCGCCCGCATTCACCATCGCTATGGCCACATTCAAGAAGTCATTCTGCAACCCCACAGCCCAGGCCAGCGGCAGCTTCAGCCGGGAATGGCCCTCGATGAAATGGATTTAGCCAGAGCGGTACAACTAGCGCAGGAATGGCTTCCCGCCGAAATCGCCATTCAAATTCCCCCTAACCTGGTCAGCCGCAGGGGCCTACTGGCCTGCCTGGACGCAGGGGCAAGGGATCTGGGTGGCATCAGCCCCATCGATGAGGTCAACCCCGACTACGACCACCCCACGCCAGAGTCGCTCGAGGCGGCGATCGCCCCCTCAGGCTGGCATCTACAACCCCGACTGCCGGTATACCATCAGTACGACAGCTGGCTACCAGAGTCCATGCAGTCTCTGGTGCAAACCTGGCGCACCTCACTCAACCACCCACCCACTTACCCCAACAGGGTAAAATCCTCACAGGTCCACTGA
- a CDS encoding rhodanese-like domain-containing protein has protein sequence MLRFFNLLPKPSPLRPQSRVYDLKERLDWGEPALTIIDVRDRADFNQSHITGAISMPTDSLLAMAAQCFEVTRDLYIYSNTDDEATAVAEQLRQRGFSRVAIVRGGVAAWKAAGFPVEVVTAAVA, from the coding sequence ATGCTTCGCTTTTTTAACCTCCTGCCCAAGCCTTCTCCCCTGCGGCCCCAGTCGCGGGTATACGACCTCAAGGAGCGGCTCGACTGGGGCGAACCCGCACTGACAATCATCGATGTGCGCGATCGCGCCGACTTCAACCAGAGCCATATCACTGGCGCGATTTCCATGCCCACCGACTCGCTGCTGGCGATGGCCGCCCAGTGTTTTGAAGTCACCCGCGATCTCTACATCTACAGCAACACCGATGACGAAGCGACAGCTGTCGCGGAGCAGCTGCGCCAGCGCGGGTTCTCGCGGGTGGCGATCGTGCGCGGCGGGGTGGCCGCCTGGAAGGCCGCTGGTTTTCCGGTGGAGGTGGTGACCGCTGCGGTAGCCTAA
- the mutL gene encoding DNA mismatch repair endonuclease MutL — protein sequence MVPIPVADSPHTNPSYPIQPLPGDVVHSIAAGEVIDSLAAAVRELVENSLDAGASLITLTLWPEQGRLQVADNGTGMALENLHRAAIPHSTSKIRTQADLWQVHSLGFRGEALHSLAQVAQLEICSRPSSAEAGWRVTYSAQGEPLSTTPVAMATGSIVTLNDLFDRWPARRQRLPAMPRQITQVQRVLYHCALAHPTVTWTAQLNDRPWLALTPSPTARGLVPQLVRSLAEVDLHEGWQAVPPTVDTDQATGIYGLVGLPDRCHRPRPDWVKVAVNGRLVTVPELEQCILQAFRHTLPRHRYPLAFLHLTVAPRDIDWNRRPDKGTLYLHQLDGWTAHCQRHLEALLGQGAVSLTAANQQQRVAQLLKTAEPGGAYGPVSNLSDPLPSGDRPGGLRAIAQVHNRYILAEQADGLCLIEQHIAHERVLYERLQDQWQLVPLTTPVVLEGLREKQTEQLQRLGLNPEEFGPNRWAIRAVPEPLCDREDLPDALLELSLGGNLDTAQVAIACRTAIRNGTPLDLPTLQTLLDDWQRTRNPRTCPHGRPICLTLSESSLARFFRRSWVIGKSHGIE from the coding sequence GTGGTTCCCATTCCTGTTGCCGACTCGCCCCACACCAACCCCAGCTACCCCATTCAACCGCTGCCTGGGGACGTGGTTCACAGCATTGCCGCCGGAGAGGTCATCGACTCCCTGGCGGCAGCGGTGCGCGAACTGGTTGAAAACAGCCTTGATGCCGGGGCCAGCCTCATTACCCTGACTCTCTGGCCGGAGCAGGGGCGGCTGCAGGTGGCCGATAACGGCACTGGCATGGCCCTGGAAAATCTTCACCGGGCGGCAATTCCCCACAGCACCAGCAAAATTCGCACCCAGGCCGATCTGTGGCAGGTACACAGCCTGGGGTTTCGGGGGGAAGCCCTGCACAGTCTGGCCCAGGTAGCCCAGCTAGAAATCTGCAGCCGGCCTTCCAGCGCTGAGGCGGGCTGGCGGGTCACCTACTCGGCCCAGGGAGAACCGCTGAGCACCACTCCTGTGGCCATGGCCACGGGCAGCATCGTCACCCTGAACGACCTGTTCGATCGCTGGCCTGCCCGTCGCCAGCGGCTGCCCGCCATGCCGCGCCAGATCACCCAGGTGCAGCGGGTGCTGTACCACTGTGCCCTGGCCCACCCCACCGTCACCTGGACCGCCCAGCTCAACGATCGCCCCTGGCTGGCGCTTACCCCCAGCCCTACTGCCCGGGGGTTGGTGCCGCAGCTGGTGCGATCGCTCGCTGAGGTCGATCTGCACGAGGGCTGGCAGGCGGTGCCCCCGACAGTCGATACCGACCAGGCCACCGGCATCTATGGCCTGGTCGGTCTGCCCGATCGCTGCCATCGCCCCCGGCCCGACTGGGTCAAGGTGGCGGTAAATGGGCGACTGGTGACCGTGCCCGAGCTGGAGCAGTGTATTTTGCAAGCCTTTCGCCACACGCTGCCCCGCCACCGCTACCCGCTGGCCTTTCTCCACCTCACCGTTGCCCCCCGCGACATCGACTGGAACCGCCGCCCCGACAAGGGCACCCTCTATCTGCACCAGCTCGATGGCTGGACCGCCCACTGCCAGCGCCACCTGGAGGCCCTGCTGGGCCAGGGGGCAGTCAGTCTGACCGCCGCCAATCAGCAGCAGCGGGTGGCTCAGCTCCTCAAAACCGCCGAGCCGGGGGGAGCCTATGGCCCAGTCAGCAATTTGTCGGACCCGCTGCCCTCCGGCGATCGCCCGGGTGGTTTGCGGGCGATCGCCCAGGTGCACAACCGCTACATTCTGGCCGAGCAGGCCGACGGGCTGTGTCTGATTGAGCAGCACATTGCCCACGAGCGGGTGCTCTACGAACGGCTACAGGACCAGTGGCAGCTGGTGCCCCTGACCACCCCGGTCGTGCTGGAGGGGCTGAGGGAAAAACAAACTGAGCAGCTCCAGCGGTTGGGGCTAAACCCAGAAGAGTTTGGGCCAAATCGCTGGGCCATTCGGGCGGTGCCAGAGCCCCTGTGCGATCGCGAGGACCTGCCCGACGCGCTGCTCGAACTCAGCCTGGGGGGCAACCTGGATACAGCTCAGGTGGCGATCGCCTGCCGCACCGCCATCCGCAACGGCACCCCGCTCGATCTGCCCACCCTGCAAACCCTGCTCGACGACTGGCAGCGGACCCGCAACCCGCGCACCTGCCCCCACGGTCGGCCCATCTGTCTGACCCTGAGCGAAAGCAGCCTGGCCCGCTTCTTCCGCCGCAGTTGGGTCATTGGCAAAAGCCACGGGATTGAGTAG
- a CDS encoding glutathione S-transferase family protein, whose translation MTSAPLSWSALEEKADFSIDYVNGPTNAQSRLRLFGQPESAVRVTLYRDNHAWCPYCQKVWLWLEEKQVPYRIEKVTMFCYGEKEAWYKRRVPSGMLPALDLDGQLITESDDILLALERAFGPLGWEMQDPQVVPLRQLERLLFRAWCMWLCQPARSAAADRRAGEQFVGIVQRVEQALASTPGPFFLPEFSTADVVFVPYVERMNASLYYYKGYSLRDEHPRLREWFDGLETRSTYRGTQSDFHTHVHDLPPQMGGCYENDSAQTRRNQAQVDLGPWFGLPDVAYPAPATARIEALTRMVKHRENVIKVNPAAREVIDPALRCALTYLITGDVCQPPAGSDLGLRYLRDRINVPRDMSIYAAKHLRDALETTAALAGDAQPDPLPTRHRRDQDPANFAAVSLS comes from the coding sequence ATGACCTCTGCCCCCCTGAGCTGGTCGGCCCTGGAAGAGAAGGCCGATTTTTCCATCGACTACGTCAACGGCCCCACCAACGCCCAGTCGCGGCTGCGCCTGTTTGGCCAGCCCGAGAGCGCGGTGCGGGTGACGCTGTACCGCGATAACCACGCCTGGTGCCCCTACTGCCAAAAGGTATGGCTGTGGCTGGAAGAAAAGCAGGTGCCCTACCGGATCGAAAAGGTCACCATGTTTTGCTACGGCGAAAAGGAAGCCTGGTATAAGCGCCGGGTGCCCTCGGGGATGCTGCCCGCCCTGGACCTGGATGGGCAGCTGATTACCGAGAGCGACGACATTTTGCTGGCCCTGGAGCGGGCCTTTGGCCCCCTGGGCTGGGAGATGCAAGACCCGCAGGTGGTGCCCCTGCGTCAGCTGGAGCGACTGCTGTTTCGGGCCTGGTGTATGTGGCTGTGCCAGCCAGCCCGCTCAGCGGCGGCGGATCGGCGAGCGGGTGAGCAGTTTGTCGGCATTGTGCAGCGGGTGGAGCAGGCCCTGGCCAGCACCCCTGGCCCGTTCTTTTTGCCGGAGTTTAGCACCGCCGATGTAGTGTTTGTGCCCTACGTGGAGCGCATGAATGCCAGCCTTTACTACTACAAAGGCTATTCGCTGCGGGACGAACATCCGCGGCTCAGGGAATGGTTCGATGGTCTGGAAACGCGCTCGACCTATCGCGGCACCCAGAGCGACTTTCACACCCATGTCCACGACCTGCCGCCGCAGATGGGCGGCTGCTACGAAAATGACTCGGCTCAGACCCGCCGCAATCAGGCCCAGGTAGACCTCGGCCCCTGGTTTGGTTTGCCCGATGTGGCCTACCCAGCGCCCGCAACCGCTCGGATAGAGGCCCTGACCCGGATGGTGAAGCATCGGGAGAACGTGATCAAGGTGAATCCTGCGGCGAGGGAGGTGATCGACCCGGCCCTGCGCTGTGCGCTGACCTACCTGATCACCGGAGACGTTTGTCAGCCTCCAGCGGGGAGTGATTTGGGGCTGCGCTACCTGCGCGATCGCATCAACGTGCCCCGCGATATGTCGATCTACGCCGCCAAGCACCTGCGCGACGCCCTGGAGACCACCGCTGCCCTGGCCGGAGACGCCCAGCCCGACCCGCTGCCCACCCGCCACCGCCGCGATCAGGACCCGGCCAACTTTGCGGCGGTTTCGCTGAGTTAA
- a CDS encoding response regulator transcription factor: MKDSTPGDQKQLLLIDDDPNLILLVKDYLEFRGYEVKTAGNGREALDMLEDTIPDMIICDVMMPEMDGHAFVRNVRENPSTEWIPILFLSAKGQSQDRVKGLNTGADVYMVKPFEPEELVAQVESSLKQASRLIKQQIKGGGSPAIQVPFDVELTPTELRVVQFVARGMANREIANELQVSQRTIESHVSNMLGKTGLNNRTELARWAIENNKA, translated from the coding sequence ATGAAGGATTCAACTCCCGGCGACCAAAAGCAGCTTCTGCTAATTGATGACGACCCTAACTTGATCTTGCTAGTCAAGGACTACTTAGAGTTCCGTGGCTATGAGGTCAAGACCGCAGGGAATGGGCGGGAAGCGCTGGACATGCTGGAAGACACCATCCCAGACATGATCATCTGCGACGTCATGATGCCGGAGATGGATGGCCATGCCTTTGTCCGCAATGTGCGGGAAAACCCGTCTACCGAGTGGATTCCAATTCTCTTTTTGTCAGCCAAAGGTCAGAGCCAGGATCGGGTCAAGGGGCTCAACACCGGGGCCGATGTCTATATGGTCAAACCCTTTGAGCCCGAAGAACTGGTGGCTCAGGTGGAGTCTTCGCTCAAGCAGGCCTCGCGCCTGATCAAGCAGCAGATCAAAGGCGGCGGCAGCCCGGCAATTCAGGTGCCCTTTGATGTAGAGCTGACCCCGACCGAGCTGCGGGTGGTGCAGTTTGTGGCCCGAGGCATGGCTAACCGCGAAATTGCCAACGAGCTTCAGGTCAGCCAGCGCACCATTGAGAGCCACGTCAGCAACATGCTGGGCAAAACCGGCCTCAACAACCGCACCGAGCTGGCCCGCTGGGCGATCGAAAATAATAAGGCATAG